Proteins found in one Balaenoptera ricei isolate mBalRic1 chromosome 18, mBalRic1.hap2, whole genome shotgun sequence genomic segment:
- the KBTBD7 gene encoding kelch repeat and BTB domain-containing protein 7, whose protein sequence is MQSREEAPRSRRLASPRGGRRPKRLSKPSVSAFFTGPEELKDTAHSAALLAQLKSFYDARLLCDVTIEVVTPGSGPGTGRLFSCNRNVLAAACPYFKSMFTGGMYESHQTNVTMHDVDAESFEVLVDYCYTGRVSLSEANVQRLYAASDMLQLEYVREACASFLARRLDLANCTAILKFADAFDHHKLRSQAQSFIAHNFKQLSRMGSIREESLADLTLAQLLAVLRLDSLDVESERTVCHVAVQWLEAAPKERGPSAAEVFKCVRWTHFTDEDQDYLEGLLTKPIVRKYCLDLIEGALQMRYGDMLYKSLVPKPESSSGGSSVVSMAENPPQRLGMCAKEMVIFFGHPRDPFLCYDPYSGDIYTMPSPLTSLAHTKTVTSSAVCVSPDHDIYLAAQPRKDLWVYKPAQNSWQQLADRLLCREGMDVAYLNGYIYILGGRDPITGIKLKEVECYSVQRNQWALVAPVPHSFYSFELIVVQNYLYAVNSKRMLCYDPSHNMWLNCASLKRSDFQEACVFNDEIYCICDIPVMKVYNPARGEWRRISNIPLDSETHNYQIVNHGQKLLLITSTTPQWKKNRVTVYEYDTREDQWINIGTMLGLLQFDSGFICLCARVYPSCLEPGQSFITEEDDARSESSTEWDLDGFSELDSESGSSSSFSDDEVWVQVAPQRNAQDQQGSL, encoded by the coding sequence ATGCAATCCCGGGAAGAAGCTCCGCGCTCTCGCCGCCTCGCCAGTCCCCGCGGCGGAAGGCGGCCCAAGAGGCTTTCCAAGCCCTCGGTTTCGGCTTTTTTCACGGGCCCGGAGGAGCTGAAGGACACGGCCCATTCCGCAGCCCTGCTGGCccagctcaagtccttctacgaCGCGCGGCTGCTCTGTGATGTGACCATCGAGGTGGTCACTCCTGGCAGCGGGCCTGGCACGGGCCGCCTTTTTTCCTGCAATCGCAACGTGCTGGCTGCCGCGTGTCCCTACTTCAAGAGCATGTTCACCGGCGGCATGTACGAGAGTCACCAGACGAACGTGACCATGCACGATGTGGATGCCGAGTCCTTCGAGGTGCTGGTCGATTACTGCTACACGGGTCGTGTGTCATTAAGTGAGGCCAACGTGCAGCGCCTGTACGCCGCCTCTGACATGCTGCAGCTCGAGTATGTGCGTGAAGCCTGTGCCTCCTTCCTAGCCCGCCGCCTTGACCTGGCCAACTGCACGGCCATCCTCAAGTTCGCCGACGCCTTCGACCATCACAAGCTGCGATCACAGGCCCAGTCCTTTATAGCCCACAACTTCAAGCAGCTCAGCCGCATGGGTTCGATTCGGGAGGAATCTCTGGCAGATCTGACCCTGGCCCAACTGCTGGCCGTCCTGCGCCTGGACAGTCTAGACGTCGAGAGTGAGCGGACAGTGTGCCAcgtggcggtgcagtggttggaGGCGGCTCCCAAGGAGCGGGGTCCCAGCGCTGCAGAAGTCTTCAAGTGTGTCCGCTGGACACACTTCACCGATGAAGATCAGGATTACCTGGAAGGACTGCTGACCAAGCCCATTGTGAGGAAATACTGTCTGGACCTTATCGAAGGAGCCCTGCAGATGCGATATGGTGACATGTTGTACAAGTCTCTGGTGCCaaagccagagagcagcagcGGCGGCAGCTCTGTTGTGTCCATGGCAGAAAATCCACCTCAGAGGCTGGGTATGTGTGCCAAGGAGATGGTGATCTTCTTTGGACATCCCAGAGATCCCTTTCTGTGCTATGACCCATACTCAGGGGACATTTACACAATGCCATCACCTTTGACCAGCTTGGCTCACACTAAGACTGTCACCTCCTCAGCTGTCTGTGTCTCTCCAGACCATGACATCTATCTGGCCGCCCAGCCCAGGAAGGACCTCTGGGTGTATAAACCAGCCCAGAATAGTTGGCAGCAACTTGCTGACCGCCTGCTCTGCCGTGAGGGCATGGACGTGGCATACCTCAATGGCTACATTTACATTTTGGGTGGGCGGGACCCTATTACCGGCATTAAACTGAAGGAGGTGGAGTGCTACAGTGTCCAGAGGAACCAGTGGGCCTTAGTGGCTCCTGTACCCCATTCCTTCTATTCCTTTGAACTAATAGTGGTTCAGAACTATCTTTATGCTGTGAACAGTAAGCGCATGCTCTGCTATGATCCTAGCCATAATATGTGGCTGAACTGTGCTTCTCTTAAACGCAGTGACTttcaggaagcctgtgtcttCAATGATGAGATCTATTGTATCTGTGACATCCCAGTCATGAAGGTGTATAACCCAGCCAGGGGAGAATGGAGGCGGATTAGTAATATTCCCCTGGACTCTGAGACCCACAACTATCAGATTGTCAATCATGGCCAAAAGTTGCTCCTCATCACCTCTACAACCCCACAGTGGAAAAAAAACCGGGTGACTGTGTATGAATATGATACTAGGGAAGACCAGTGGATTAATATAGGTACCATGTTAGGTCTTTTGCAGTTTGACTCTGGCTTTATTTGCCTCTGTGCTCGTGTTTATCCTTCCTGCCTTGAACCTGGTCAGAGTTTCATCACTGAGGAAGATGATGCACGGAGTGAGTCTAGTACTGAATGGGACTTAGATGGATTCAGTGAATTGGACTCTGAGTCAGGAAGTTCAAGTTCTTTTTCTGATGATGAAGTCTGGGTACAGGTAGCACCTCAGCGAAATGCACAGGATCAGCAGggttctttgtaa